The Helicoverpa armigera isolate CAAS_96S chromosome 18, ASM3070526v1, whole genome shotgun sequence genome has a window encoding:
- the LOC110383028 gene encoding uncharacterized protein LOC110383028 — protein MSSDPAPLSKTAKYKKITKPLLERKRRARINRCLDELKDLMVGALEIDDDNLSKLEKADILELTVNHLTKLHSPRDPVLEAKKFQAGFGQCAAEACRFIMSVPDLDANVSQNLISHLSRLITAQPLTIQVPERPNFSPPTSPSSVISDRQHYYSDHDRSSSDAEDSVYSGDGPKQWAYNRPAARVTNKVPPTGLLTTVDNLNHHGAPEQLNAQRNGAYFKRVPAEAKDVILQKIRQHIMDKRSNDNIDVNMSAEPAPEPKYLQRDEPYRGEYSYQYSPPSTNSDTLDLRKVRSPAKVNEAVSPKKSVACSGANQLDTTPQSKVEVTPSLPEHCELPMDYSNLPPKKKRKLIEYQEYKKQEAARRQLEAFYDEKKERLGEGPPADEDSKWRPW, from the exons ATGTCTTCGGACCCGGCGCCGTTGTCGAAAACGGCGAAATACAAGAAGATCACGAAACCACTTTTGGAAAGAAAACGGCGCGCGCGCATCAACCGGTGCCTGGACGAACTTAAAGATCTCATGGTTGGAGCTTTAGAG ATCGATGACGACAACCTGAGCAAGTTGGAGAAGGCAGACATCCTTGAATTAACCGTTAACCATCTTACAAAGTTGCACAGCCCTAGAGACCCGGTTTTGGAAGCCAAGAAGTTCCAAGCGGGTTTCGGACAATGCGCGGCCGAAGCGTGCCGATTTATTATGTCTGTGCCAGACTTAGACGCAAACGTCAGCCAGAATTTAATCAGTCACCTATCCAGACTGATTACCGCTCAACCTCTTACGATTCAAGTACCAGAGAGACCTAACTTCTCGCCGCCGACGTCACCGTCATCCGTCATCTCCGATAGGCAACATTACTACAGCGATCACGACAGATCTTCATCAGACGCGGAAGATTCAGTATACTCAGGCGATGGCCCGAAACAGTGGGCGTACAATAGACCCGCTGCGAGGGTCACCAATAAAGTACCTCCCACCGGGCTGCTCACAACCGTCGACAATCTGAACCATCACGGCGCGCCAGAACAATTGAACGCTCAGAGAAACGGGGCGTATTTCAAAAGAGTTCCGGCTGAGGCGAAAGATGTAATACTGCAAAAAATTCGTCAACACATAATGGACAAGCGAAGCAATGACAACATCGACGTGAACATGAGCGCGGAGCCAGCGCCCgaaccaaaatatttacagagaGACGAACCGTACAGAGGCGAGTACTCATACCAATACTCACCGCCGAGCACGAACAGCGATACTCTTGATCTCCGAAAGGTTAGATCACCAGCGAAGGTGAACGAAGCTGTGTCGCCGAAAAAATCTGTCGCATGCTCCGGCGCTAATCAATTAGACACGACTCCCCAGAGCAAAGTTGAAGTGACACCCAGTCTTCCGGAACACTGCGAATTGCCGATGGATTACAGCAACTTACCGCctaaaaagaaaaggaaattGATTGAGTACCAAGAGTACAAAAAGCAGGAGGCTGCCCGTCGTCAACTCGAGGCTTTTTACGATGAAAAAAAAGAGCGTCTCGGCGAGGGACCACCGGCGGACGAGGACAGCAAATGGCGGCCATGGTGA
- the LOC110378114 gene encoding enhancer of split mbeta protein produces MILPARTMSPPHGAFHPPAHAQPDEEPVSRTYQYRKVMKPMLERKRRARINRCLDELKDLMVTALQAEGENVSKLEKADILELTVRHLHSLKRRGQLVLKPEMSYAERFRAGFTQCATEVSQFIANATLAANAMQRQGPVDPQAGARLLQHLSNCIRRLENPQVVQPQPITPSGVARPTPLQPIAPKPAQHQQAVVQRTSLPERGLKRLAEPMDSEAALAKRAYAPPSPPHSPASEPDSAQSMWRPW; encoded by the coding sequence ATGATCCTACCCGCCCGTACTATGTCGCCGCCGCACGGCGCGTTCCACCCGCCCGCGCACGCGCAACCCGACGAGGAACCCGTCTCCCGAACTTACCAATACAGAAAAGTCATGAAGCCCATGCTAGAAAGGAAAAGGAGGGCACGCATCAACCGCTGCCTCGACGAACTCAAAGACCTTATGGTTACCGCCCTACAAGCAGAAGGAGAAAATGTCTCCAAACTGGAAAAGGCAGACATCCTCGAACTCACCGTCCGACACCTCCACAGCCTCAAAAGGAGAGGCCAGTTAGTGCTCAAACCAGAAATGTCATACGCAGAACGTTTTCGTGCTGGATTTACTCAGTGTGCAACAGAAGTGTCTCAGTTTATTGCAAATGCTACGTTAGCTGCAAACGCTATGCAGCGCCAAGGTCCAGTGGATCCCCAAGCTGGAGCGAGGCTGCTGCAGCACCTCAGTAATTGTATAAGGAGGTTGGAGAATCCTCAAGTGGTGCAGCCCCAGCCGATTACACCTAGTGGGGTTGCGAGACCGACGCCTCTGCAGCCGATCGCGCCTAAGCCAGCCCAGCACCAGCAGGCCGTGGTCCAAAGAACATCGTTACCAGAGCGAGGGCTGAAGAGGCTGGCGGAGCCGATGGACTCGGAAGCGGCGCTCGCGAAGCGTGCGTACGCGCCGCCCTCGCCGCCGCACAGCCCCGCCTCTGAGCCGGACTCCGCCCAGTCGATGTGGCGGCCCTGGTGA